One stretch of Brachyhypopomus gauderio isolate BG-103 chromosome 10, BGAUD_0.2, whole genome shotgun sequence DNA includes these proteins:
- the prlhr2b gene encoding prolactin releasing hormone receptor 2b translates to MEGSSDKHTSLETSGDHVYEVMVGQNGSANQSYKFADVELLQAFKLLIVPCYIVVVIVGVLGNYLLIYVICRSRKMHSVTNYFIGNLAFSDMLMCVTCVPFTLAYAFNPHGWAFGRFMCYLVFLTQPVTVYVSVFTLTAIAVDRYHATAHPLKKRPSAGACVVALAGIWLLSCVLAAPAVSHTYHVEFAEEGLTICEEFWLGEERWRLAYAYGTLLLTYVLPLSAVCGSYLCISVRLRTRVAPGQCTRDQAEAQRARRRRTLRLVALVVAAFAICWLPIHVFNVLRDVDIRLISKRHFLLVQLLCHLCAMSSACCNPFLYAWLHGRFRAELHRMLACSRHPIRVPANRCAAASVVL, encoded by the exons ATGGAGGGCAGCAGTGACAAACATACAAGTCTGGAGACCTCTGGTGACCACGTGTATGAAGTGATGGTGGGACAGAAtggctcagccaatcagagctacAAGTTTGCAGATGTGGAGCTGCTGCAGGCGTTTAAGCTTCTGATCGTGCCCTGCTATATTGTCGTGGTGATAGTGGGGGTTCTCGGCAACTACCTGCTCATCTACGTCATCTGCCGCTCCCGCAAGATGCACAGCGTAACCAACTACTTTATCGGGAACCTGGCCTTCTCCGACATGCTCATGTGTGTGACGTGCGTGCCCTTTACTTTGGCGTACGCCTTCAACCCCCACGGCTGGGCCTTTGGACGCTTCATGTGCTACCTGGTGTTCCTCACGCAGCCCGTCACCGTCTACGTGTCCGTGTTCACCCTCACAGCCATAGCTGTGGACAG GTACCACGCCACCGCGCACCCCCTGAAGAAGAGGCCGTCGGCTGGGGCCTGCGTCGTAGCGCTGGCAGGGATCTGGCTGCTGTCCTGCGTGCTGGCCGCCCCCGCCGTCTCTCACACCTACCACGTGGAGTTTGCGGAGGAAGGCCTGACCATCTGCGAGGAGTTCTGGCTGGGTGAGGAGAGGTGGCGTCTGGCCTACGCCTACGGCACGCTGCTCCTGACCTACGTCCTGCCACTGTCCGCCGTGTGCGGCTCCTACCTCTGCATCTCCGTCAGGCTGCGCACCCGCGTGGCTCCGGGCCAGTGCACGCGGGACCAGGCCGAGGCGCAGAGGGCCCGGCGGCGCCGGACGCTGAGGCTGGTGGCGCTGGTGGTGGCCGCGTTCGCCATCTGCTGGCTGCCCATCCACGTCTTCAACGTGCTGCGGGACGTGGACATCCGGCTGATCAGCAAGCGTCACTTCCTGCTAGTGCAGCTGCTGTGTCACCTGTGCGCCATGAGCTCGGCCTGCTGCAACCCCTTCCTCTACGCCTGGCTGCACGGACGCTTCCGGGCCGAGCTGCACAGGATGCTCGCCTGCAGCCGCCACCCCATTCGTGTCCCGGCCAATCGCTGCGCGGCGGCCAGCGTGGTGCTGTGA
- the brf2 gene encoding transcription factor IIIB 50 kDa subunit has translation MSLSCPECGSTNVVEDDLYSQNQRVCVDCGAIVSEGLLTTTLSDEKHSNVVPYYASTEVTKRPCPNLIKGLVRVRALCRILRLRSDMESGAVSLFERAYTHPNFIQVSLKKKELLGGCCVLFICRQNNWPLAMCTVTSLLEADPALMGTVYQDLVKALSLEGTPTPSITELLESYCYGYKLSPGEVPDVFAETPERLVQRSAALVELAADVWIVTGRHPLPILMACVYVAWQSFKPMARMKHSLHKFCQIARLPKEACEARKETPMKRVGELRDVLCKLGRELPWLRGGAVEPKNVATLVDDILKHRKSLLLKAMSSYEQEVERELYETAAFCQDDGPTCTEPASASQPPPTGQLNQSRHGSETHTRNVQTASPAEPEQSRPETSSPSRSGTNKTTNENAPPAGDVHWAKKHLFVPPCARNAKRRRVETPGPHVTGEEEISDSEIESYIRTPEEIRGYLEFQKKLTENVD, from the exons atgtctctctcctgcccggAGTGCGGCTCCACGAACGTGGTCGAGGATGATCTATATTCCCAAaaccagcgtgtgtgtgtggactgcggCGCCATCGTCTCCGAGGGACTTTTAACGACCACCCTGAGCGACGAGAAGCATAGCAATG TGGTGCCATATTACGCTAGCACAGAAGTAACGAAGAGGCCTTGTCCCAATCTTATTAAAG GGTTGGTGCGGGTGCGCGCGCTGTGCCGTATCCTCAGGTTACGAAGCGACATGGAGTCGGGGGCAGTGAGCCTCTTTGAGCGCGCCTACACTCACCCAAACTTCATCCAAGTCAGCCTGAAGAAGAAGGAACTGTTAGGAGGATGTTGTGTCCTGTTCATCTGCCGTCAGAACAACTGGCCATTGGCTATGTGCACCGTCACCAGTTTGCTGGAGGCGGACCCCGCTTTGATGGGGACGGTTTATCAGGACCTGGTCAAAGCTCTAAGCCTTGAGGGGACCCCCACGCCCAGCATCACGGAGCTGCTGGAGAGCTACTGTTATGG GTATAAGCTTTCACCTGGTGAGGTGCCAGATGTGTTTGCGGAGACACCTGAGCGGCTGGTGCAGCGCAGCGCCGCCCTGGTGGAGCTGGCGGCTGACGTGTGGATAGTGACCGGCCGCCACCCGCTTCCCATCCTCatggcatgtgtgtatgtggcctgGCAGTCCTTCAAGCCCATG GCCCGTATGAAGCACTCACTCCACAAGTTCTGCCAGATCGCACGGCTGCCTAAAGAGGCCTGTGAGGCGCGCAAGGAGACTCCGATGAAGAGGGTGGGTGAGCTCCGTGACGTGCTCTGTAAGCTGGGCAGAGAGCTGCCCTGGCTGAGAGGGGGCGCTGTGGAGCCCAAGAACGTGGCCACGCTGGTGGATGACATCCTGAAGCACAGGAAGTCTCTGCTGCTGAAAGCCATGAGCAGCTATGAGCAGGAAGTGGAGCGGGAGTTGTACGAGACTGCGGCCTTCTGTCAGGACGATGGGCCGACCTGCACCGAGCCTGCTTCTGCCAGCCAGCCTCCACCCACGGGCCAGCTGAACCAGTCACGCCATGGCTCTGAAACGCACACTCGCAACGTCCAGACGGCTAGCCCAGCTGAGCCAGAACAGTCGAGGCCAGAGACATCCAGTCCGAGCAGAAGTGGCACTAATAAGACTACGAATGAAAatgctccccctgctggtgatGTGCATTGGGCGAAGAAGCACCTGTTCGTGCCTCCCTGTGCCAGGAATGCAAAGAGGAGGCGGGTGGAGACGCCGGGGCCTCATGTGACGGGCGAGGAGGAGATCTCCGACAGTGAAATTGAGTCGTATATTCGTACGCCCGAGGAGATCAGGGGCTATTTGGAATTCCAGAAAAAGCTGACTGAGAACGTGGACTGA